The proteins below come from a single Eubacterium limosum genomic window:
- a CDS encoding fructose-bisphosphatase class III — translation MENFTKAELEKNKKYLELLSGSFPNITTAVGEVVNLTAILNLPKSTEHFLTDIHGEHEAFNHVMQNASGAIRRKVMDELGSTVSLEDLEELTTLIYYPSEKLDLIKKEKKGPYLDNWYELTIYRLVKVCRAAASKYTRSKVRKALPKDFAYVMEELLQEDEHRFNKKEYYNQIIASLVEYGRAEHFIIEISGVIKRLTTDHLHIIGDIFDRGPGPDVVMDTLMKHHSLDMQWGNHDILWMGAAAGSAACIANVVRIALRYANMDALETGYGINLLPLATFANRVYREDPCQQFTPKVSPDDIETDAEILLMTRMHKAISMIQFKLEDQLISRHPEYEMDDRLLLRNISEDNKTIEVDGVVYELNDTNFPTLDHEKPWELSEEEQIVVDKLCYTFRHSEKLQKHIRFMYAKGSMYLVYNNNLLFHACVLLNEDGTFKVKKINNKYYSGRSLMDKYDQMAREAYFGDIEECPNKADFLWYLWCNKDSPLFGKDKMATFERYFIDDKTPHKERYTPFYTRIDDNESIAVMILKEFGVDPVEGHLINGHVPVKAGSGESPIRANGKQLVIDGGFAKAYQKTTGIAGYTLTYNSYGLTLISHRPFESVDMAIREGVDIKSTRQVVETTLERKRVKDTDIGKSIQAQVHDLEMLISAYRKGIIKEKSY, via the coding sequence AGCTGCTGTCCGGCAGCTTTCCAAACATCACCACCGCAGTGGGCGAGGTGGTGAACCTGACGGCAATTTTAAACCTGCCTAAGAGCACAGAGCATTTCCTGACCGATATCCACGGCGAGCATGAGGCCTTTAACCACGTGATGCAGAACGCCTCGGGCGCTATCCGCCGCAAGGTCATGGACGAGCTGGGCAGTACAGTCAGCCTTGAAGACCTTGAAGAGCTGACCACACTCATCTATTACCCCAGCGAAAAGCTGGACCTCATTAAAAAGGAAAAGAAGGGACCTTACCTGGACAACTGGTATGAGCTCACCATTTACCGCCTGGTCAAGGTCTGCCGGGCCGCCGCCTCTAAATACACCCGCTCCAAGGTGCGCAAGGCCCTGCCCAAGGATTTCGCCTATGTGATGGAGGAGCTTTTGCAGGAGGATGAGCACCGCTTCAATAAAAAGGAATACTATAACCAGATTATCGCCAGCCTGGTGGAATATGGCCGGGCCGAGCACTTTATCATTGAGATTTCCGGGGTCATCAAGCGCCTTACCACCGACCACCTGCACATCATCGGGGACATCTTTGACCGTGGCCCGGGGCCGGATGTTGTCATGGACACCCTCATGAAACACCATTCTCTGGACATGCAGTGGGGTAACCACGATATTCTGTGGATGGGCGCCGCCGCGGGCAGCGCGGCCTGTATCGCCAATGTGGTGCGTATTGCCCTGCGCTACGCCAACATGGACGCTCTGGAAACCGGCTACGGCATCAACCTGCTGCCTCTGGCCACCTTTGCCAACCGCGTGTACCGCGAGGACCCGTGCCAGCAGTTTACCCCCAAGGTGAGCCCGGACGACATCGAGACTGACGCAGAAATTCTGCTCATGACCCGCATGCACAAGGCCATCAGCATGATCCAGTTTAAGCTGGAGGACCAGCTGATCTCCCGCCACCCCGAATATGAGATGGACGACCGCCTGCTGCTGCGCAATATCAGCGAGGATAACAAGACCATCGAGGTGGACGGCGTGGTCTACGAGCTCAACGACACCAACTTCCCAACCCTGGACCATGAAAAACCCTGGGAGTTGAGCGAAGAGGAACAGATCGTGGTGGATAAGCTGTGCTACACCTTCCGCCACAGCGAAAAGCTCCAGAAACACATCCGCTTCATGTACGCCAAGGGCAGCATGTACCTGGTGTACAACAATAACCTGCTGTTTCACGCCTGCGTGCTGCTGAACGAGGACGGCACCTTTAAGGTTAAGAAGATCAACAACAAATATTATTCCGGCCGCTCCCTCATGGATAAATACGACCAGATGGCCCGCGAGGCCTATTTCGGCGACATTGAGGAATGCCCGAACAAGGCGGACTTCCTGTGGTACCTGTGGTGCAACAAGGATTCCCCGCTTTTCGGCAAAGATAAGATGGCGACCTTTGAGCGGTATTTCATCGACGATAAAACCCCGCACAAGGAGCGCTACACCCCGTTCTACACAAGGATCGACGACAATGAGAGCATTGCGGTCATGATCCTCAAGGAGTTCGGCGTGGACCCGGTGGAAGGCCACCTGATCAACGGCCATGTGCCTGTAAAGGCCGGCTCGGGCGAAAGCCCTATCCGCGCCAACGGCAAGCAGCTGGTCATCGACGGCGGCTTTGCAAAGGCCTACCAGAAAACCACAGGTATTGCGGGCTATACCCTGACCTACAACTCCTACGGCCTCACCCTCATCAGCCACCGGCCTTTTGAATCGGTCGATATGGCCATCCGCGAGGGCGTGGATATCAAATCCACCCGCCAGGTGGTGGAAACTACCCTGGAACGCAAACGCGTCAAGGACACTGACATCGGCAAGAGCATCCAGGCCCAGGTCCACGACCTGGAAATGCTGATCTCGGCTTACCGGAAAGGGATTATTAAGGAAAAGTCCTATTAA
- a CDS encoding YegP family protein codes for MGKFVIKPVKSGYTFHLKARNGEVIATSEVYSSLSTCKHGTESVRKNAAAAHLEDQTAKEPAPAKNPKFELYLDKGGKYRFHLKATNGEIIAVSAAYKEKGSCLKGIESVRHNAPEAEVIVEEA; via the coding sequence ATGGGAAAATTTGTTATCAAGCCGGTCAAATCCGGTTATACCTTTCATCTGAAAGCCAGGAACGGCGAGGTGATCGCGACGTCTGAGGTGTATTCCAGCCTGAGCACCTGCAAGCACGGCACCGAGTCGGTCCGTAAAAACGCAGCGGCCGCGCACCTGGAAGACCAGACCGCCAAAGAGCCTGCACCTGCCAAAAATCCAAAGTTTGAGCTGTACCTGGATAAGGGCGGTAAATACCGCTTCCACCTCAAGGCCACAAACGGCGAGATCATCGCTGTGTCTGCCGCCTACAAGGAAAAAGGCAGCTGCCTGAAGGGCATTGAGTCCGTCAGACACAACGCCCCCGAGGCCGAAGTCATCGTTGAAGAAGCCTGA
- a CDS encoding DegV family protein → MSFEIVTDSSCNLPEDIIDRYGLHILSLRFLVGGKEYYSYTKGEITDLAQFYTMMRNKEEITTSQISSDTCTKLFESLLQDGKDVLYIGFSSALSGTYQVGYLALEELKKKYPERKIYAVDTLGASLGEGLLVYHAANLREAGESIEAVNDWLLENRLHLCHWFTVDDLFFLQRGGRVSGTVAIFGTLLNVKPVMHMDNEGRLIFVTKVRGRKRSLDALVERLDQTAINPSEQSIFITHGDCLEDAQYVAKKIEEKYHPREIVINWVDPVIGAHSGPGTVALFFLGTER, encoded by the coding sequence ATGAGCTTTGAAATTGTAACGGATTCTTCCTGTAACCTGCCTGAGGACATCATTGACCGCTACGGTCTGCATATCCTGTCCTTACGTTTTTTAGTTGGAGGAAAAGAATACTACAGCTATACCAAGGGGGAGATCACGGATCTGGCCCAGTTCTATACCATGATGCGCAACAAGGAGGAAATCACCACCTCTCAGATCAGCAGTGATACCTGTACCAAACTTTTTGAAAGCCTGCTCCAGGACGGCAAGGATGTCCTGTACATCGGTTTCTCCTCCGCTCTCAGCGGCACCTACCAGGTCGGGTACCTGGCTTTGGAGGAGCTGAAAAAGAAATATCCTGAGCGCAAGATTTACGCGGTGGATACTCTGGGCGCTTCTCTGGGCGAAGGGCTTCTCGTTTACCACGCCGCAAACCTGCGGGAGGCCGGCGAGAGCATTGAAGCGGTCAACGACTGGCTTCTGGAAAACCGCCTGCACCTCTGCCACTGGTTTACTGTGGACGACCTGTTCTTCCTGCAGCGCGGGGGGCGTGTCTCGGGCACCGTGGCTATTTTCGGCACGCTCTTAAACGTCAAGCCTGTCATGCACATGGACAACGAAGGCCGCCTGATCTTTGTGACGAAGGTGCGCGGCCGCAAGCGCTCTCTGGACGCTTTGGTGGAACGGCTGGACCAGACGGCCATCAACCCGTCTGAGCAGTCCATTTTTATTACCCACGGCGACTGTTTGGAGGACGCCCAATACGTGGCCAAAAAAATCGAGGAAAAATACCACCCCAGGGAAATTGTCATCAACTGGGTGGACCCGGTCATCGGCGCACACTCCGGCCCTGGGACGGTGGCGCTGTTCTTTTTGGGAACTGAACGATAA